The region CGGCGGCGTGACCATTCCGCACAGCCATGGTCTGCTGGGCCACTCCGACGCCGACGTGCTGCTGCACGCGGTGACGGACGCCGTCCTTGGCGCGGCCGGCCTGGGCGACATCGGCCGCCACTTCCCGGATACCGACCCCACCTACAAGGGTGCCGACAGTCGGGTGCTGTTGCGCGCTGCCATGGGCAAGGTCGCCGAGGCCGGCTGGCAGGTGGTGAATGTCGACGCGACGGTGCATGCGCAGGCACCCAAGATCGGGCCGCATGCCGCGGCCATGGTGGCCAATATCGCTGCCGATCTGGGTATTGCGGCGGACGTTGTGAACGTCAAGGCCAAGACCAACGAAAGCCTGGGCTATCTGGGCCGCAAGGAAGGCATCGCGGCCACCGTGGTGACGCTGCTGGCACGGGTCTGATGCGCCCATGGCGCCCCGGAGGGGCGCCATGATCTGGCTTTTCTGAGCGAAGAGCCCAAGGGGCCGAGGGCCCTTTATTTACCCTGCGCGGCCAGCACCTGGGCGGTAGCGTTCACGACCGCGGCGATACGGCCGACGTCACGCAACTGCTCGGTGCTGTAGCCTTCCTGCTTCAGCAGCGCATAGTGCGACTGCACGCAGAAATGGCACTTGCCGATGATGGAAGCGGTCA is a window of Bordetella sp. N DNA encoding:
- the ispF gene encoding 2-C-methyl-D-erythritol 2,4-cyclodiphosphate synthase produces the protein MTIPFRVGQGFDVHALVEGRPLIIGGVTIPHSHGLLGHSDADVLLHAVTDAVLGAAGLGDIGRHFPDTDPTYKGADSRVLLRAAMGKVAEAGWQVVNVDATVHAQAPKIGPHAAAMVANIAADLGIAADVVNVKAKTNESLGYLGRKEGIAATVVTLLARV